The nucleotide window TTGGGTGATCTACATGATAAAAAACATCCATCAAATGGTGAGCATGTACAAAAGCTTGAACAACTATTGGCTAATACACAAAAAGATGATTTAAAGTTATTTACTGAAGATTTAAGTGCTGCCAATAGTGATGGTCATTATGTGGTTAAAGGTTATTTGATTAATTCTCGTGGTGGTATTCTTGGCGGATTGACCGACAAGTGTCGCACCTTTGGTATTGATGTCGACAATCTGGAATATCGTTATGCGAGAGTTTGTGCATTAGGGCCGGTGTTGAATAATCGAGATAAAAATATATTTGATCTTGCATCTACGTGTAAAATAAATATTGGTGATTTTACCAATGAAATTTATGATGAATTGGATCGTATTGCATTGTTTCAAGATGGTGCACAGTGCAATGGTTGGTATAAAAAAAATATGCAAAACATTAAACGAAAAATGCGTGATTTAGATTGGCCATCTTGCCAAAATGCACATATTGCTGAATATTTATCTTGCATGAACAAGCCTCTTGTGCCTTTTATTAATCATTTGCTTACTTTTGATGCAAGTATTTTGGATATGAAGATGGTACATGAGATCACACAGCATACAGATAAAGAGCGCATTTGTGCAATTGCAGGTGGTTCACATATTGATCGCGCAAGTAAGGTATTGAAAAAAATAGGTTATAGTTCTGTTTTTCAAGCAAAACCTACATTTCAAAGAGTTTCAAACATTGATGTAGGTAATGTGCAAAATATGCAATCAAAACCTCAGCCTATCTCATTGGATCTATTGCAGAAATTTTTCTAAAAAATGAGAAAAGCCCCAAGAACTGGGGCCCCTCAAAAGGATGAGATAATTTTTGTTAACCCCAAAGGGCTCTTTTCATGCGCCCAAAAAATCCAATATTTTCTTCTTTTGGTGTTGCATCTTCAACTATTGTGGGCTTTTGTTTTTGAGGAAGTTCTAGATCTGCAGGTGCAGGTTTATTTTGTAATTCTGCTAATGATCTACGATTTTCATTTACACCTTTAAGGATCGTTCCCATATCTTGTCTGATTTCTTTGCGTGTAGCTTTGCCTTCAGTTTGAATCAGTTGCATAAGATATTCTTTTACATTTCTTAAAAGTGAACGAGTGGTTCTGCCTTCGTATCGCACATTGTACATTAAGTTATGATAGATGCTGTATATGGTATAAACAGTGAACGTTCCGCCTGCAATCAACAAAATCGGTTTCTTGTTTTCCCATGCCCATGAGCCGGCATCACCAAGTGAACTAATGTCATATAGCGATGTTCTGCTTTGAGGGATGAGATTAGTTTTTTGTGTAAATAAAGCAAATTGTGCTGAAAGCTTTGTGATTTCTTTGCCTTGTGTTTCCACAGCTTGAACTAACTGATCTAGTGGCATATCTGTTGTATGAGATAGATTGACTATGCATGAAGAAAATAATAAAAATAAGACTGATTTTTTAATAACCATAATATAACCTTCCATCTGTTTTATACGTTCCATTTATCACGTATAATTTAATTATTACATAATCAATGAAAAAGTCAATTGCTGCTCATCATTAGATGTCGAAGGTGCCGCACTATTTATTTCTATTTGAAAACGTTTTGATCGGTAATAGTTGAAAAAAGCGTGTTTACATGTTATGTTTGCTGCCCGTACATATTTCCATTTTTTTACCAAATTCTAGGGAGAGAGGCATGAAAAACAGTATGCGTAATCTGCTCAAAGAGGATCGACTTTTTTCTGCTAACAATGATTTTAAGGCTAATGCTCATGTGAAAGATCGATCGTTATTTCTTCTTGCCGAACAAGATTACCTAGAATATTGGCAACAGGAGGCTGAAAATCTTCATTGGTTTAATAAATGGGATCAAGCAGTTAAATGGAGTCCTCCTTATACACAATGGTTTGTTAATGGTAAAACAAATGTTTCATATAATTGCCTTGATAGACATATGCCACAGCTCAAAGATAAAGTTGCTTTTTTTTGGCGAGGTGAATCAGAAAGCGATGAGTTATCATATACCTATGGAGATATGTATGAACGAGTACAAGAATGTGCAAATGGACTCAAAAAATTGGGTATAAAAAAGGGTGATCGTGTTGCCATTTACATGCCGATGATTGTTGAAGCGGTTATTGCGATGCAAGCATGTGCGCGTATTGGTGCGATTAGTACTGTGGTTTTTGCCGGATTTTCATCTCAAGCTTTAGCCGATCGTATTAATGATGCACAATGTTCATTAGTTATTACGGCAAATGGTGCATCGCGCAAAGGAAAAGAAATATTACTAAAAAATCAGGTTGATGATGCATTGCAAGAATGTGCAACCGTTGAACATGTAATGGTTTTTACTCACACACAAGCTGAATGTTCAATACAATCTGATCGAGATGTCTGGTATCATGAATTGGTTTCTGATGTTGAAAAAGTTTGTCCTGCTGAATTGATGGATGCGGAAGATCCACTGTTTATTTTATATACATCCGGCACGACAGGAAAACCAAAAGGTATCGTGCATACAACCGGTGGTTATATGGTCGGTGCCTATACGACAACAAAATATGTTTTTGATGTACAAGATGAGGATGTCTTTTGGTGTACCGCAGATGTCGGCTGGATTACCGGACATACCTATGTTGCTTATGGTCCAATGCTTAATGGTTTGTCTCAAGTTATGTATGAAGGTGCGCCACATTATCCGCACAAAGGAATTTTTTGGCAGATCATTCAAGAATATAAGGTTTCAATTTTTTATACAGCTCCGACAGCAATTCGTATGTTTAGCAAATGGGGAGCTGATATATTAAAGCGGTATGATTTGAGTTCATTGCGTTTATTGGGTTCTGTTGGTGAGCCACTCAATCCTGAAGCTTGGATGTGGTATTATGAACATGTTGGTAACAGTAATTGTTCAATTGTTGATACATGGTGGCAAACGGAAACCGGTTCGATTATGATCACCAATTTGCCTGGTATTGATGATCAAAAACCTGGCTATGCGGGAAAACCTTTGCCTGGGATTTCTGTAATTTTATTAGATGAATTTGGCAATGAAATATCAGATGGTTCAGGATTGCTTGCTATAACAAAACCGTGGCCATCTATGATGCGAGGTTTGTGGGCAGATAATGATCGCTATATAAGTAGTTACTTTAAAGCGCCAACATTCGATACCTATTATTGTGGTGATGCAGCAGCAAAAGATGAGCATGGTAATTATATGATCATTGGTCGAGTTGATGATGTTATAAATGTAAGTGGTCATCGTATTGGCACTATGGAAATTGAATCTGCAATGGTTGATCATGAAGCTGTAGCTGAAGTTGCAGTTGTGCCAAAGCCGCATGAAATTAAAGGTGAAGCAATTATTGCATTTGTGATATTAAAAGAACACATTATTCCTGATGAACAGTTAAAAAATGCATTACAACAACATGTAGTTAAAAAAATTGGTGCCATTGCTCGCCCTGATCAAATTGTGTTTACTCATGATGTGCCCAAAACACGTTCGGGTAAGATTATGCGGCGGTTATTACGTGAAATGGTGCATGACATACCATTGGGTGATATGACTACATTGGCAAATCAAGAAGTAGTTTGCGCTCTTAAAGATCATTATATATTACAGGGATAGATAGCTGGAAAAGATGATTATATGCCAGTTTCAGGCTGGACAATTAATGTTTCCTATATATACTTATGATGTTATATGTTTTTTAATATTAATTTCAGGAAGAAAAGTATGTATATAATTATAATGTTACTTTGTTGTTGTGGATCGCCTTTTTTGAATGCTTCAGATCATTATGAATTGTCAGGTGGTCAAATGACCATTGCAGGGCTTAAAAAAGCTCATACTGCTGTAACAGTGACTAGATCTGTTACTGAAAGTGATATTGAATGTATTTTTCAAGATTCCGCTGATTTTATTTCAAAAGATAATAGAGTAATACCTAATGAAAATGTAGTTTCATTTTTAGTTCAATGGTTTAATTTTCCGGCGCAAGAAGATGATCGAAAAGAAATTTTTCGTTTGAATGAAAACAAAGATTCTGTAGCTCAGAGTGAAATGCAACAATATTTCGATGTATTATTGGTTAAGTATGAGTCTTTATTACCTGATTGGAAATAAGTTAGTCCATAAAAAAAATGTTTAACAAAGATAATAAGCCGCTACTGATATTCAGTAGTGGCTTGTTGTTTTTTTATTGTATAGAGATCGTTATTTTTTTCATCTTTAGCGTATACATGTTTTGACAGGTAAGCTCTACCTGAATCGCCGAATATCATAATGCCAAGATCGTTATCAGTAAAATATTTACGCGCATAATCTAATCCTGCCCATGCAACTGCTGCGCTACTTGGGCCAACAAGTATGCCATATTCATGAGCAAGTTGTTTCAATAAAGGCAAAGCCTCTTCATCTTTTATTAATATAATTTCATCTACAATAGTTTCATCAAAGACAGGTGAGATAAAATCCATGCCCATGCCATCAACATTATATGGTTTAGGTTTGCCGTTTGTTGCGCGATAGGAATTGATTGAATCCATTGCCAATACTTTAATATTTTGGTTTTGTTCTTTCAAGAAACGTCCTGCACCTGATACCGTTCCGCCGGTGCCCGATGCTGCAAAATAATGAGTTACACTGCCTTCAGTTTGTCGCCAAATTTCAGGACCAAGTAAAGTATAATGTGCTTGCGCATTTGCGATATTAAAATATTGATTAGGCATGAATGAGTTAGGAGTTTGTTTGTGCAGTTGTGCAGCTTTACTGTGATAGCTGTTTGGATCTTCAAGGCAATCGGTATTGGGACAGATTTCAACCTGTGCGCCAAAAGCTTTGAGTGTTTCCAGTTTTTCTGTGCTAATTTTTTCTGAAACACAAATGATAACATGGTATCCTTTTGCGGCGCCAATCATCGCTGTTGCAATTCCTTGATTACCGGACGATGCATCGATTATCGTGCCACCAGGTTTAATTTTGCCCTGTTTTTCGGCCTGTTCGATCATGAAGAGTGCTGAGCGATCTTTTACGCTTCCACCGGGATTGAGATATTCTAATTTTGCAAATAGTCTACCGCGTGGTACTTCAATTTGAACAAGCGGTGTGTTTCCTATGGCATGAAAAATTTTTTTGAACATGATATGCATTCCCCTCGTTTTTTTTCAATTATGGAACATGCGGTGATATAAATCAACATGTTGTGCAATCATTTGTTCATTTTTAAAATCAGAAAGATCATCTTTGCATGCACTTAATTTTTGATAGGTGTCTTTTGTTTTGGTTAATTTGAGCATCCCATCAGCAAGTTTTTCCCAATTTTGTTGTTTGTATAACAAACCATTTTGACCATCTATAATAATATCTGCAATGCCGCCGGTGTTATAACTCAGTACCGGTAACTTTAGTAAACGTGCTTCGACAATTGCGCATGGTAAACCCTCCCACAATGAGCTGAGTACAAATGCATGCCAATTGAGCATAAAGGGTGCTACTTTCTCTTGCCAGCCATGCAGTGTAATAACATTAGTTAATGTGTGCTGTGCAATCCATTGTTCAATTTCATTGCGTAATATGCCATCGCCTATAATTTCCAGTCGGGTATGTTTATTTTTTTTGTGTACTTGTTCGAATGCTTTGAGTAGGTCAAATATATTTTTTTGTTTTTTAAAACATGCAATGGTGCCAAAAATGAATCGGTGTTTTTCGTCTGGAAAGTCGGTGCAGAGGCGAGCCGGCACATAAAATTGTTGCCAATCGATTGCGGCACGAATAATAGAATGTTTTTTTGCAAAATTGTGTAAACTTTGCATGCCGGTTTTTACATCTTGTGATGAAACGCACACAAAATGTGTTGTGATGAAACTGGTTAACCATTCGACGATTTTTATTGTAAAGCGAACAAAAGCTGGCTGATGATTATGAAATGCAAATCCATGAATAGTGTGTACTCTTTTTTTTATACCCGCAAAAAATGCAGCCCATCTGCCAAGTAAGCCGGCTTTTGTACTATGGGTATGTACAATTAAGTTAGGATATTTTTTTTTGAGAGTATGCAATTTTTTTATTAATACAAAGAAGCAATAGAGTTCTTTGAGTATGCCGGTTGCTTTTATTTCACGTGTGAGTTCATCAAGTAAAAAAATATCAGAATCTTGTTTAACAATATGTGTGAGAGTGCCCTCTTTTCCTGAAATTAACATACTATGTATGTCATGTGTGCGAACACCATTAAGTAATGCTAAGCATACCTTTTGTGCACCACCGAGTTCCAATTTGGTTATGATATAAACAACATGTAATGTTTTGTGCTTCATTGTTCTTTCTTTTTTAGGTCAGGAGTATTAATGATATTGCAATCAAAAAGGTATAAATTGCACAAGTATCAATTAATCCTTGCGCAAACATACTTACTTTTGAAATAGAACTATATAGTTCTGGTTTTAATGCAATTTGATGACAGGCTGCCGATGCTGTTTTGCCTGATGCAATACCGGGACCTAAAGTCCCAACGCCCATGCAAAATGCTGCACCAATGAATGCAATTCCGGAAAGCATTGTTGGTGTTGATGGAAGAATGATTAGCATAAGTGAAACCAAGAGTGCAAAGATCATTGGGGTTTCAATAATAGCTTGGCTAATAAAAGTAAAAGACATTAAATTATTATATGCATTGCGGTTAATGCCTAATCCGCGACATGCATGTTTTGCAAACACTGCTAAACCGATAGCAGGTCCGATACTGCCCAAACCGATACATAAGCCGGAGGCAACTAAGGTTAATGCTTCAGGTATGGTTGAGATATTGGCAGCTTGTGTACGAATAAAAATGGCAATGATAAAACCAAAAATGATTGGTGTTTGAATAATCGATTGTGTGATGAGCATAAAGCGCAAAATTTTATCTGCAAAGAATGGTTGGCGTGCAATTGCCATACATGCTTCGCGTGCTGGAAATGACGAAGCAAGTCCGATGACAAGTCCGGATAGGCAAATAGCCAATGCAATACCAACTTCTGCGATGCTTGTGGGTAATGTTTGCGATGCCCCTTTGCTGCCAAGCAATAAATAAAATGCAATAGTAACGCCCATGATTGCAGAAGTTTCGATGAGCGCGGTGCCTAAAATAGCAACACGTGCAATATCATTTTGTGCGCTTGGTTGTATGTCGATAGCTTTTAATGCAGCACGACTTGTTAAGCCTTCTCCTAGGCCAACACCTATAGAATTTACACCAACAGTTAATGCAATGGTGCCGTAATGTAAAAAATCACCAATATGTTCTGTCATGGTATACCTTCTTGTTCTTCAGGGAATTCATGCGTAATTGCGGTTGATAAATAGGTGAGCGTAAGCATTGCAAATACAAATGCTTGAATAACTCCTTCAAAAATACCAAAAAAGAGGATAATAAGTAGATTTATGCCGGTAAATGAACCTAAAGCTTCTAACCATGGAGCGCCATAAATTATGCGAAAGTAGATTGCCGCAATGGTGGAGCCACCAAAAATATTACCAAATAAACGGAATGACATGGATATAATAGTTGCGAGTTTACCAATAACATTAAGAGGAAGCATTAAGAAAAAGGGTGCAAAAAATTCTTTAATATAAGTTAAAAGTCCATGAGCTTTTATTGCGTATATTTGTACATATAAGAATGAGATAATGCCAAGTGCTAAGGTGGTATTGAGGTCTCGAGTTGGCTCTTCAGTTCCCGGTATAATTGAGATGCAGTTGCACAACACAATGTATATAAATAAGGATGCAACAAATGCGAAATGTTTTAATGAAAAAAAGCCGAGTGTTTGATCGACCATATCTTTGAATGTCACAATAAATGACATAACAACATAGCGTAATATATCATCAGGATCGCGTTTAATAATTGAACGGATGCATATGCCGGTAACAAAAATTATGGCAAGCACAATCCATGTATTAATTACTGTCGTGCGACTGATGTTAAAAAAAGCATTAGTATAACCAAATTGTGCAAGTGGTTGCCAATAATGCGTATCGAATAAATCAAAGCCTTCCATGGGATATGGCCTTTTTGTGTAAAATGAACGTCCAGAATCCAGTAATAAAACATACCATGGTAAGTATAAAATGAATTTGATCGGTTATCAATAGATAATAACATATCCCGGAAAACAAGCCGATGCGAATTAATGTTGGTATTAAAAAAGTTTGTATAACAGAATTATAGTGTTGTTCAGAAAAAAAAACTCTTCTTCGTTGTGTAACGAAGAAGAGTCCATATAAATAACCGATTAGTAAACCAAAGATGTAATGTAACATGTTGTTTATAACTTTTTAGTTCCTTTGTTTTGCCAGTACTCTGCAAGCAATGATGAAGAACCTGCAACAACCACAAGGCCATTACGTTCATCAACAGAACTTTGAGCAAGTTCAAATGCTTCTTTAAAGTTTTTAGCTGAGCGTGCTTTGATTTTCATGCTTTTAATGTCATTGGTTACTTTTTCAACATTCCATGATGCTGTGTTCATATCACCAGGTGCAGGTTTTACTGGGCATATAATGATATTTCCAGATGTTTTTTTGAAGAAGTAACGAAGCAATTTAAGGAATTCATCAAGCTCTAAGTCGGCGTTATTGCAGCCGATGATTAGGCTTAAGCCTTTAAGCGGACGTTTGTAATGCAACAAGCGAATGCCAAGAAGCAGATTTTTAAATGCATCAAGGTTGTTTGCATTATCAAGTAATACGCTTGGTTTTTCTTTATCAAGCAGTTGGAATCGGCATGGCAATGAGTTTTCAGTTTCACTCCAGAATTGCTCGATGGTTTTTTTAGGATTCAATTCAGCTTGGCGTTTCGCTTCTAATGTAGGGCGTCCACGTTGACCTTTTTGCTTTGCAAGAAGTGAATCAGTTTTTATTTTTTCTTGAGATGCAAAGTTATTGATGAAGATTTCACCAATTCTTTCTGCTAATGCAGCGCAACGGCCATGAAGTTGTTCAAACGGATAACTTAAGGTAGCCAGTTTACGAATAGGCATAGCCCAAGTTCCACCTTTGCTTTCTGCAATTTCAAGCATAGTTTGTAAATTTAATTTACTTTGATCAGCTGAAATTACATGAGTATCTTTTTGCACAGTATGCAATATGCTTTTAAGAACCAATTTATTTTCTTCAGAATCAGGTTCTGTATTCATTGCGATACGTGTGATAGCAGAAATTTTAGGTGAGCAGATACCGGTAGTATAAAGAGGATCACCTTCATTTACTTCGCATAGAGCAACGTCAACTTTGTTTTTATAGAAATAGAGTAAAGCTGTCATGGTTAAAATATCCAAGGAATCAGCTTTAAGATTTTCAGCTTCTGCGCTATTTATAACTTCATTTGCTAAGTCAGTAAATGCTTTATTTGCAATAAAATCATTGTTGATGCAAAAACGTTCATTGTAAGTTAGAACATGTGGTGCATAGAACATGCCCACTTTTAAACCTTCATCATCAAGAAGTTGAGCGGTAAAGTTCATAGTTAAACTTTTTCCATTGCTTCCTGAGACAAAAATAGTATTAAGTTTTTTTGCAATAGAGCCAAGAGCTAAATCAAGCTTTTTAAGGCAAGAGACATGGTTGTCTTCTTTTTTAGACCAATTTTTGTCTAAAAATTCAATAAGCTCATTATAGCTTCTTTGTTTACCTACAGGTACAGCTCCTTTTGGCGACTGCTTGTTAATGTTTTTCATGGTATCTCCAACAAATGCTTTGTCTAATAAGCACCTTGAGTAATAAAATTATCTATTTGTATAAATTGATGTTTTACCCCCAGTTTCTTACTGAGTATAAACATATGCTACATATTTAAATATATACCACTGGCCAAAATTGTCAAACAATCAATAATTACTGCTTTGTGGGATCTTTTTTTACAAAAGAATAATGCTATAATAGTAAGGAATGGCTTTATGATAGTATAAAACAAGGGGTGTTTTAGATGACAACGCCCATTTAAAGGAGTTCTTTGGTTTATGGAATCAGAATTAAAGTGGTATATTCCTGCAGACTGTCTTTTACTTAAAAAGGCTGTTGAACAGGGGGATCTTTTTATTGGATCAACTGATACGGTATTGGGTTTAATGGGGGCAGTTTCGCCTGATACAATTAAAGAAATTGACAGTTTGAAACAAAGGAAAGAGAAGCCGTATCTTGTTCTAGTTGACTCAATTGAGAAAGTTTCAAAAATAGCATATGTAAAACCGCAGATAAAAAAGGGGCTTGAAGAGCTTTGGCCGGCTCCGGTTACCGTTATTTTACCTAAAAGCAAACTGGCGCCTTCATTTGTGGGCTCAGAACAGACGGTGGCAGTTCGAATTCCAAATCATTTAGGTTTATGTAGTATTATTAAAGATTTGCCTTATGGGCTACTTTCAACAAGTGCCAATATAAGTGGTGAGCCGGTGCCATATTCTTTCAGTGACGTATCGGATAGTATAAAAGAAGCGTTGAGATTTTATATTGAAGATGGACAAAAAGATATGAAGGCCTCTACCATAATTGATTTAACCGGTGATACATTAAAGGTCATTCGTGAGGGAACTTATCCTATAGAAAAAATCGAAGCAATTTTTACAGATGTTTAGAAATAATTCATCATGTTTAAATATCTCTATTACATATAAATGGTTCATTGAATATTTGATTCTTCATATTTGTTTGCTTTTAATGTTACCCTTAATACAAAAAGGGGGTTTTGATGAAAAAAGGTTTCACACTTATTGAGTTAATGATTGTTGTGGCAATTATAGCATTTCTTGCTATGGTTTCGATTCCAAGTTTTAAAAAGTTTTTAGCAAAAGCAAAGCGCACTGAAGCACATATGAATTTAAGCTCTTTAGCAACAGCAGAAAAAATTTATTGGGCAGAGCATGGTGCTTATTCAAATGATTTGCAGGCAATCGGTTGGGAGCCTGAGGGCGAAATTCTTTATACCTATGGATTTCCCGGATCAGAAGGCAAAAATTATGTGACCGGTAAATTAGGGGCTTCATCTTCGCATCTATCTGCAGCAAAAGCAAGTACAGAAGG belongs to Candidatus Dependentiae bacterium and includes:
- a CDS encoding cysteine synthase family protein codes for the protein MFKKIFHAIGNTPLVQIEVPRGRLFAKLEYLNPGGSVKDRSALFMIEQAEKQGKIKPGGTIIDASSGNQGIATAMIGAAKGYHVIICVSEKISTEKLETLKAFGAQVEICPNTDCLEDPNSYHSKAAQLHKQTPNSFMPNQYFNIANAQAHYTLLGPEIWRQTEGSVTHYFAASGTGGTVSGAGRFLKEQNQNIKVLAMDSINSYRATNGKPKPYNVDGMGMDFISPVFDETIVDEIILIKDEEALPLLKQLAHEYGILVGPSSAAVAWAGLDYARKYFTDNDLGIMIFGDSGRAYLSKHVYAKDEKNNDLYTIKKQQATTEYQ
- a CDS encoding FoF1 ATP synthase subunit a, whose product is MEGFDLFDTHYWQPLAQFGYTNAFFNISRTTVINTWIVLAIIFVTGICIRSIIKRDPDDILRYVVMSFIVTFKDMVDQTLGFFSLKHFAFVASLFIYIVLCNCISIIPGTEEPTRDLNTTLALGIISFLYVQIYAIKAHGLLTYIKEFFAPFFLMLPLNVIGKLATIISMSFRLFGNIFGGSTIAAIYFRIIYGAPWLEALGSFTGINLLIILFFGIFEGVIQAFVFAMLTLTYLSTAITHEFPEEQEGIP
- a CDS encoding prepilin-type N-terminal cleavage/methylation domain-containing protein, with product MKKGFTLIELMIVVAIIAFLAMVSIPSFKKFLAKAKRTEAHMNLSSLATAEKIYWAEHGAYSNDLQAIGWEPEGEILYTYGFPGSEGKNYVTGKLGASSSHLSAAKASTEGFVVVAAGDIDGDGEVDVISIDQNKKIAIIKDDLAN
- a CDS encoding glycosyltransferase, which encodes MKHKTLHVVYIITKLELGGAQKVCLALLNGVRTHDIHSMLISGKEGTLTHIVKQDSDIFLLDELTREIKATGILKELYCFFVLIKKLHTLKKKYPNLIVHTHSTKAGLLGRWAAFFAGIKKRVHTIHGFAFHNHQPAFVRFTIKIVEWLTSFITTHFVCVSSQDVKTGMQSLHNFAKKHSIIRAAIDWQQFYVPARLCTDFPDEKHRFIFGTIACFKKQKNIFDLLKAFEQVHKKNKHTRLEIIGDGILRNEIEQWIAQHTLTNVITLHGWQEKVAPFMLNWHAFVLSSLWEGLPCAIVEARLLKLPVLSYNTGGIADIIIDGQNGLLYKQQNWEKLADGMLKLTKTKDTYQKLSACKDDLSDFKNEQMIAQHVDLYHRMFHN
- a CDS encoding L-threonylcarbamoyladenylate synthase, which produces MESELKWYIPADCLLLKKAVEQGDLFIGSTDTVLGLMGAVSPDTIKEIDSLKQRKEKPYLVLVDSIEKVSKIAYVKPQIKKGLEELWPAPVTVILPKSKLAPSFVGSEQTVAVRIPNHLGLCSIIKDLPYGLLSTSANISGEPVPYSFSDVSDSIKEALRFYIEDGQKDMKASTIIDLTGDTLKVIREGTYPIEKIEAIFTDV
- the acs gene encoding acetate--CoA ligase translates to MKNSMRNLLKEDRLFSANNDFKANAHVKDRSLFLLAEQDYLEYWQQEAENLHWFNKWDQAVKWSPPYTQWFVNGKTNVSYNCLDRHMPQLKDKVAFFWRGESESDELSYTYGDMYERVQECANGLKKLGIKKGDRVAIYMPMIVEAVIAMQACARIGAISTVVFAGFSSQALADRINDAQCSLVITANGASRKGKEILLKNQVDDALQECATVEHVMVFTHTQAECSIQSDRDVWYHELVSDVEKVCPAELMDAEDPLFILYTSGTTGKPKGIVHTTGGYMVGAYTTTKYVFDVQDEDVFWCTADVGWITGHTYVAYGPMLNGLSQVMYEGAPHYPHKGIFWQIIQEYKVSIFYTAPTAIRMFSKWGADILKRYDLSSLRLLGSVGEPLNPEAWMWYYEHVGNSNCSIVDTWWQTETGSIMITNLPGIDDQKPGYAGKPLPGISVILLDEFGNEISDGSGLLAITKPWPSMMRGLWADNDRYISSYFKAPTFDTYYCGDAAAKDEHGNYMIIGRVDDVINVSGHRIGTMEIESAMVDHEAVAEVAVVPKPHEIKGEAIIAFVILKEHIIPDEQLKNALQQHVVKKIGAIARPDQIVFTHDVPKTRSGKIMRRLLREMVHDIPLGDMTTLANQEVVCALKDHYILQG